TCTTATTCAAACATTTTTCATATCGGTTTCACAATTAAAGGAAACTCAAAATTTTGATATCAATCTTTTTAGAATGGTTTCAGATCTTATTCAGTATAAGTTCCTATTTGGTTTCAGACAGGCTACATAAAAATTCCCCAAATGCAGTCATCAGTACAGAAAGTTTCAAATTTCGCATGTAGACATCACAAATCACATCTGATTCACATACATTTTAAATATGTTTCAGATGAATTGGAGTATTCTTAAAAAAATCTAGATCAAAAGGCTGAAAAAATGAAATCATGTAAACTGAAACATCAACACAAAAAAGAAAAGATGTGCAATCTTGAACAGACTGAGGCTGATGTTGGCAACGGAAGGCCAGCACGAACCCGGCGATTTTACAGGCGTCGGTAGGTGCCGGCGTCACATCGACCCTTCCCTATCGCTTTGAGATTGGTGAGCTCTTTTAGGCAACTGTTTGTAGCCACCATACCTTCCTCGTCAAGGACGGCCGGCACCTACCGATGCCTGTGAAATCGCTGTTTGTAGCCACCATACCTTCCTCGTCAAGGACGGCCGGCACCTACCGACGCCTGTAAAATCGCCGGGAAGGCCGGCACCTGCCGATGCCTGTAAAATTGCCGGCACCTACCGACGCCTGTAAAGTGCTCACCAATCTCAAAACGATAGGGAAGGGTCGATGTGACGCCGGCACCTACCGACGCCAGTAAAATCGCCGGGTTAGTTGGAGGTGGCTTTGTGcatactacatatatataggaacATAGGTAGAGTGGTACAGTACACAGCACTACGCACCACTGCTAGCAATGGAGCTCCTTATGCTCGTGGCTCTTCTCTCCTGCCTGGCCGCCGTCCTCTGGCAATGCACTCGGCGTTCCGCTGTCGAGGTCCAGCAGCCGACCATCGAGATCGGCGACGCTGCTGTCGCCCAACGCGCACTCATCGAGAATGCCAACGCCTTCTCGGACCGACCTCTGGCTCTGTTCCCCGTGATCCTGGTAAccgggcgccgccgccggcggagcGACAACATAAGCAGTGCGCCGTACGGCCCGCACTGGCGAGTGCTAAGATGCAACCTCACCTCCAAGCTCTTGCACCCCTCCCGGCTCTCCTTCCTCGCCCCGCTACAACGTGTGGCCGTCCAGGACCTCCTCGCTGGCTTGTCCGCTCGCGACGAGGTGGTGGTTGTCCGGGACAGCCTACACGACGCCGTATTCGCCCTGGTTGCCCGTATGTGCTTCGGAGATGGCGTTGCCCACCGCGACGTGCGTGCCGCGCAGCGCGTCATGCAGGAGTTCGTGCTCGGCGTCGGGCAAGCCAAGGCCTACGCCGGCTCGAAGCTGGCCAAGCTCCTGCACTGGAGGCGGTGGCGCCGGTTCCTCGCCTCCCGCGGCAATATGGCGGAGGTCTTCTTCCCTATCATCGCCGCAGCAGGGCGCCGAACTTGCAAGGACGGTGTCTTGCCATATGTGGATTCACTCCTGGACCTCCGGGTGCCCGACGACGCCGGCGCCCGGCGCGCCCTAACGGACGACGAGATGGTAAGCCTCGTGTCGGAGTTCCTCGGGGCTGGCACCGAGACTGTGGTGGCTTGCGTGGAGTGGACCCTCGCTCACCTCGTAGCCCAACCAGAGGTCCAGAAAAGGCTGCAACGCGAGGTTGACGGTGAGGCCGGCAAGGGCAAGGGCAAGGGCGTGATGCCCATGCCCGACGAGCTAAGGCAACGTGGAATGCCGTACCTGCACGCCGTCATACTCGAGAGCCTCCGCATGCACCCGCCAGTGCCGTTCCTCATGCGCGACGTTCACgccgaggacgcggcggcgctgGCCGGCAAAGCCACCGTAGTTACGCCCGCTGGCCTACGGGTTCACTTCATGCTAGGGGACATCGGCAGGGACAGCAATACGTGGAAGGATCCCGACGATTTCCGGCCAGAAAGGTTTTTGCCCGGAGGCGAGGCGGAGGACGTCGGACCGCTGCCGGGGCCCAAGGAGATCAGAATGATGCCATTCGGCGCGGGACGAAGGTTCTGCCCTGGTATGGGTCTGTCGATTCTGCACGTCAAGTTGTGCCTTGTTGCTCTCGTCCGGGGCTTCGAGTGGGCGCCAGTGGCAGGGCAGAACGTCGACCTGACGGAGCTGGACGGCTTCTTCAAGACGATGAAGAAGCCGCTTCGGGCGTGC
This region of Lolium perenne isolate Kyuss_39 chromosome 2, Kyuss_2.0, whole genome shotgun sequence genomic DNA includes:
- the LOC127328306 gene encoding cytochrome P450 89A2-like, which produces MCNLEQTEADVGNGSHHTFLVKDGRHLPMPVKSLFVEWYSTQHYAPLLAMELLMLVALLSCLAAVLWQCTRRSAVEVQQPTIEIGDAAVAQRALIENANAFSDRPLALFPVILVTGRRRRRSDNISSAPYGPHWRVLRCNLTSKLLHPSRLSFLAPLQRVAVQDLLAGLSARDEVVVVRDSLHDAVFALVARMCFGDGVAHRDVRAAQRVMQEFVLGVGQAKAYAGSKLAKLLHWRRWRRFLASRGNMAEVFFPIIAAAGRRTCKDGVLPYVDSLLDLRVPDDAGARRALTDDEMVSLVSEFLGAGTETVVACVEWTLAHLVAQPEVQKRLQREVDGEAGKGKGKGVMPMPDELRQRGMPYLHAVILESLRMHPPVPFLMRDVHAEDAAALAGKATVVTPAGLRVHFMLGDIGRDSNTWKDPDDFRPERFLPGGEAEDVGPLPGPKEIRMMPFGAGRRFCPGMGLSILHVKLCLVALVRGFEWAPVAGQNVDLTELDGFFKTMKKPLRACITKRFNATRR